A window of Mycolicibacterium madagascariense genomic DNA:
GGCAGTGCGACTGCCGGGGGAACACCGTTGCCCCGCACGCGCCGCATCCGCTGCCGACGAGCCGAGCGTCCTCCTCCGGCCACGTCGAGATGCTGGCATCCATCGCCTTCTGCACACGGCCTCCTCAACGCGGGAAGAATACGTTGGCGAGATCGTACAACACGCTTTCCGCAAAGCGGTAAGCCCGTTCTCATCCGGGGTCGGGCCCGCCCAGCAGCGCCCTCGTCGCGGAGTAGACGTCGAGTTCGCCGTCGGCCACCCGCTTCGCCAGCCCGTCGAGACCGGGATGGACGCGCAGCGCGCTCTGCGCCAGTGAGAGCACCTGCGCGCGGGCCCGCGCGGCCCGTCGTTCGGGGTCGTCGGCACGCAGGTGGGCGTCGATGGCCTCGACGAGTTCGGCGATGCCCTCGTTGCGCGTGGCCACGATCTTGAGGATCGGCGCGCTGGTCTCGGCGTGCAGATCGCGCGCGGTTTGGTCGGCGCCGTCGCGGTCGGCCTTGTTGATCGCGACGATGTCGGCGACCTCCAGAAGCCCGGCCTTGGCCGCCTGGATGGCATCGCCGGCACCGGGATTGAGCACGACGACGGCAGGATCCGCGACGGCCGCGATCTCGATCTCGGACTGTCCGACCCCGACGGTCTCGATGAGGACGACGTC
This region includes:
- a CDS encoding ArgK/MeaB family GTPase, with protein sequence MTIEELVAAARNGSTRAVGRLLSLIESDRRSEVLAVVGHHPVRTIGITGPPGAGKSTTIAVLVAAYRGQGKRVAVLAVDPSSPYSGGALLGDRIRMAAHVDDPDVLIRSVATRGHLGGLAEGVPAAIRVLGALSYDVVLIETVGVGQSEIEIAAVADPAVVVLNPGAGDAIQAAKAGLLEVADIVAINKADRDGADQTARDLHAETSAPILKIVATRNEGIAELVEAIDAHLRADDPERRAARARAQVLSLAQSALRVHPGLDGLAKRVADGELDVYSATRALLGGPDPG